In a single window of the Papaver somniferum cultivar HN1 chromosome 8, ASM357369v1, whole genome shotgun sequence genome:
- the LOC113301897 gene encoding uncharacterized protein LOC113301897 isoform X1 produces MEELLKNNMFATHAIAAAGSVTLGTAVTHPFDTLKTILQVGTDPSKKLAVAQVLHRVRSLSGNLGLYSGFGWSTLGQISGLGARFGVYELLTAYYKDGREENYVYVSEAFLAGIMAGAFEAITSTPFELLKIRAQVASATPLPTSTSITAKQTAAPVFERLLHGYTPDKKAWDLTLGLLSTLSSKNPNMVGALKEYPWMMTGSRKPPLAYEVRRPRDVISLEGLGAMWRGLRAGIARDSIFGGVFFSTWQFLHIAMLDWKAIGMNPPPRTIEEIGPVSPLAASLAAGISGSVAAASSHCFDTAKSQSQCTVLPKYISMESKVMRWKKQGYWFEKVSGIHPSYRNILFRGIGLRMARSGLTSFAIVGSYFLAIDYLAPR; encoded by the exons ATGGAGGAATTATTGAAGAACAACATGTTCGCAACACACGCCATTGCTGCTGCAGGATCAGTGACGTTAGGCACTGCTGTCACTCATCCATTTGACACTCTCAAAACAATACTCCAG GTTGGTACAGATCCTAGTAAGAAATTGGCGGTTGCTCAAGTTCTGCATAGAGTTCGTTCTTTATCTGGAAATTTAG GGTTGTATAGCGGATTTGGCTGGTCAACATTGGGGCAAATCTCGGGGTTGGGAGCTCGTTTTGGTGTCTATGAACTTTTGACAGCTTATTATAAAG ATGGAAGAGAAGAGAACTATGTATATGTTTCTGAGGCTTTCTTGGCAGGCATTATGGCTGGTGCCTTTGAAGCTATTACAAGCACACCATTTGAACTTCTCAAAATACGTGCTCAAGTGGCTTCTGCCACTCCCCTACCTACCTCAACCTCTATTACGGCAAAACAAACGGCAGCACCTGTGTTTGAGAGATTATTGCATGGATATACTCCTGATAAGAAGGCATGGGACCTCACGCTTGGCCTTCTGTCCACCTTATCTTCGAAGAACCCTAATATGGTCGGTGCCCTTAAAGAGTACCCATGGATGATGACTGGATCAAGGAAGCCACCTCTTGCTTATGAAGTTAGAAGGCCTAGGGATGTCATCTCTTTGGAAGGGTTGGGTGCAATGTGGAGAGGTCTACGAGCAGGAATAGCTCGTGATAGCATTTTTGGTGGAGTTTTCTTTTCAACATGGCAATTCCTACATATAGCAATGCTTGACTGGAAAGCCATAGGGATGAATCCACCCCCCAG GACCATCGAAGAAATTGGTCCTGTGTCCCCTTTGGCTGCTAGCCTCGCAGCTGGAATTTCGGGTTCAGTGGCTGCTGCTAGTTCTCATTGTTTTGACACGGCAAAAAGTCAATCACAATGTACAGTGCTcccaaag TATATCTCTATGGAAAGTAAAGTTATGAGATGGAAAAAGCAGGGATATTGGTTTGAAAAAGTTTCAGGGATCCATCCCTCTTATAGGAACATCCTGTTCCGTGGGATTGGGCTAAGGATGGCAAGAAGTGGATTGACATCTTTTGCAATTGTAGGTAGTTACTTCTTGGCTATTGATTATCTCGCCCCAAGGTGA
- the LOC113304499 gene encoding ribonuclease H2 subunit B, translating to MSWWEGNEETRLLIAPESGSSTGTGNVDGVMLSLKHPKSGNKACYFLNNGSLQELNWFKQSYGSWFLGDYVCQDGGLYIATAIDPVFLFLPIFDEARLKKNGDQGMFRSVDEILFVDNYPGYRHLLSIAEDCMQIVCEMKEVGSSKFFRLNDSKVLAWMCHKVYQLKTTLPTLDKNYGAQSEKDTLIEAVALLGEYLNEERVKLLCNHLKLDLRQAPEPSSHEFVPHFVETAPADQAKNNSNKKTSNSGKQAKKMKAETNSQNIKDMFRRVTRSGK from the exons ATGTCTTGGTGGGAAGGAAACGAAGAAACTCGTCTTCTCATTGCACCAG AATCTGGCTCTTCAACTGGAACTGGAAATGTGGATGGAGTTATGTTATCTCTTAAACATCCTAAGTCAG GAAACAAGGCCTGTTATTTCCTTAACAATGGATCTCTTCAAGAGCTTAATTGGTTTAAACAATCTTATGGATCTTGGTTCTTAGGAGATTATGTTTGCCAAG ATGGAGGCCTGTATATTGCTACTGCAATCGATCCTGTGTTTCTCTTTCTGCCCATTTTTGATGAAGCTCGACTGAAG AAGAATGGAGATCAGGGGATGTTCAGATCAGTAGACGAGATACTCTTTGTTGATAACTATCCTGGATACCGACACTTGCTCTCTATTGCAGAGGATTGTATGCAAATAGTTTGTGAAATGAAAG AAGTCGGATCTTCAAAGTTTTTCAGACTCAATGATTCCAAGGTTTTAGCTTGGATGTGCCATAAG GTGTACCAGCTAAAAACAACCTTACCCACACTGGACAAAAATTATGGTGCTCAGAGTGAGAAAGACACAT TGATTGAAGCAGTCGCACTATTAGGGGAGTATTTGAATGAAGAGCGGGTGAAGCTCTTGTGCAATCACTTAAA GCTGGATCTACGGCAGGCACCTGAaccatcatctcatgaatttgTCCCACATTTTGTAGAAACTGCTCCTGCTGACCAG gCGAAGAACAATAGTAACAAGAAAACATCAAACAGCGGGAAGCAAGCCAAGAAGATGAAAGCTGAGAcaaattctcaaaatattaaagaCATGTTTCGTAGGGTGACAAGAAGTGGAAAATGA
- the LOC113301897 gene encoding uncharacterized protein LOC113301897 isoform X2: MEGTGELVKALTEYNVSGLYSGFGWSTLGQISGLGARFGVYELLTAYYKDGREENYVYVSEAFLAGIMAGAFEAITSTPFELLKIRAQVASATPLPTSTSITAKQTAAPVFERLLHGYTPDKKAWDLTLGLLSTLSSKNPNMVGALKEYPWMMTGSRKPPLAYEVRRPRDVISLEGLGAMWRGLRAGIARDSIFGGVFFSTWQFLHIAMLDWKAIGMNPPPRTIEEIGPVSPLAASLAAGISGSVAAASSHCFDTAKSQSQCTVLPKYISMESKVMRWKKQGYWFEKVSGIHPSYRNILFRGIGLRMARSGLTSFAIVGSYFLAIDYLAPR, from the exons ATGGAAGGAACCGGTGAACTTGTAAAAGCACTCACGGAATACAACGTTTCAG GGTTGTATAGCGGATTTGGCTGGTCAACATTGGGGCAAATCTCGGGGTTGGGAGCTCGTTTTGGTGTCTATGAACTTTTGACAGCTTATTATAAAG ATGGAAGAGAAGAGAACTATGTATATGTTTCTGAGGCTTTCTTGGCAGGCATTATGGCTGGTGCCTTTGAAGCTATTACAAGCACACCATTTGAACTTCTCAAAATACGTGCTCAAGTGGCTTCTGCCACTCCCCTACCTACCTCAACCTCTATTACGGCAAAACAAACGGCAGCACCTGTGTTTGAGAGATTATTGCATGGATATACTCCTGATAAGAAGGCATGGGACCTCACGCTTGGCCTTCTGTCCACCTTATCTTCGAAGAACCCTAATATGGTCGGTGCCCTTAAAGAGTACCCATGGATGATGACTGGATCAAGGAAGCCACCTCTTGCTTATGAAGTTAGAAGGCCTAGGGATGTCATCTCTTTGGAAGGGTTGGGTGCAATGTGGAGAGGTCTACGAGCAGGAATAGCTCGTGATAGCATTTTTGGTGGAGTTTTCTTTTCAACATGGCAATTCCTACATATAGCAATGCTTGACTGGAAAGCCATAGGGATGAATCCACCCCCCAG GACCATCGAAGAAATTGGTCCTGTGTCCCCTTTGGCTGCTAGCCTCGCAGCTGGAATTTCGGGTTCAGTGGCTGCTGCTAGTTCTCATTGTTTTGACACGGCAAAAAGTCAATCACAATGTACAGTGCTcccaaag TATATCTCTATGGAAAGTAAAGTTATGAGATGGAAAAAGCAGGGATATTGGTTTGAAAAAGTTTCAGGGATCCATCCCTCTTATAGGAACATCCTGTTCCGTGGGATTGGGCTAAGGATGGCAAGAAGTGGATTGACATCTTTTGCAATTGTAGGTAGTTACTTCTTGGCTATTGATTATCTCGCCCCAAGGTGA